The Sulfurospirillum diekertiae genomic sequence AACTGTTGTAAGCTGTCGGCATACGTAACATAAAAACTAAGATTTTTCAATGGTTTGTAGATCAAACTTGCCGCATAACTGTAGCCATCATTATCGATTTCACTGGTTGTAGCGCCTGTGGTAGCATACGCATCTTTATCAATCCAGCTTTTACTTGTGGAAAGAACCGTCTGCCACTGATCGTTAAGCTTAATCGTATCCGCTAATGTCAAACTTTCTACATCGGTTGTTGAAGAGACATAGCGTCTAGAGCCATCTGCACCATAAATATCCCAACGATAACCGTTACCACCTAGGGCAAGGTCATGTTCTAAACCCAAAAAGTTTTGCTCCGTTGTCACATATCCCATCCAACTATCAAGATCAAATCGTGCTGCCATAGGCGATACCTTAACTACGGCTGGCGTGTAAGTACCTGCATTAGAATTAAACGTACTTGAACTAATGTACATATCCCTATCTGCTCTTTGGTTCAGATAACCTGCCTCCGCATGCCAATTATCGGCTATCTCGTATTTGAGCTTGGTGCTGTAGGTCGTCGTCGTTATCTCTCGACCTCCATTGTTTGGTCCATACTTTTTATCGGTAGCATCAAAGGCATCTGGAAGCGTGTATTTTGCTACGCCAAGAGCGGTATAAGGCATGAGATATGAGCCTGAATAGCCCTCTTTAATATAGTTGTAATAACTAAAGTTTGTCTCTAATGTCAAACGATCTGTTAGATGAAAGTCCAGTCCTAAAGAGACAAGCTTTCTTCGTAAAGCACTATTGTCGACATAACCTTCACCGTCCCCCCCAATAACAACGGCTCGGTAGCCAATGGCATCATTTGCCATGCCACCTACATCTGCCATCGCTTCGCCGTATCCTTTATAACCATAGGTCATTTTTACAGTATTTTCATAATCCGCTGTAGGACGTTTACGTGTAAAACTATAAATTCCAGAGGGGGCTGTTGGACCGTAAAGAGCACCCGCAAGCCCGTTGATAATTTGTACATCATCAAACATTTCCATAGCCGTAGCGGTAGTAGAAACGATATGCAACCCATCCCAAAAGCTATTTGCAACAACTTCTCCTCGCATTCCTCTGGTTTGGGGACGACCTAAATCTGCTCCGCCACGGTACTCTATTTGTGCAGAAGGAATGTACTTCACCACATCTTCCAAGCCCATGGCTTGACCATTTTCACTCAATTCTTTAGGAATCGTATTGATTTGATACGGTGTATCAATCGCTTTTTTCTTGCCCAATGGTCCAACAGTGACGTTTTTATCTAAGAAACCATCCGAAATACCATCGTTGTTTACCATACTGGCTTGTATTGCCGTCGTTTCGACTGCATCTAGCTTATACACATCCGCATGCAAAGCCAATGGGAATACCACTATGGCTGCCATGACGCTTAAATTTAGCCTTTTATTGCTCATAAATTCATCCATCCTTTTCGTTATTCTTCAAAATATATAACGCATATTTAACTCTAAAATCACTTAAATATGCGTTAAATGCATATTAATTGTTTATAAAAATATCACAAAAATGAATAAAAATTTAATCACTTGCTTTAAAAGAGATGAACGAAATAATTAACCTTTACATGTAAAGATATTGCAACCAGCGAATGCTATAATGAGTCTATAAAATGAGACTTAAACTCAAGGAGCCAATGCGTGCGTACTCGAATCGAACATGATCTTATCGGCAATAAAGAGATTTCCAACGAATGTTACTATGGTGTTCAAACAGCGCGAGCTATGGAGAACTTTCACATCACAGGGGTCACACTAGGGAGTTTCCCTACCTTTCTTGAATCCATTGCCAAAGTCAAAAAAGCGGCGGCTTTAGCCAATTATGAGTTAAACCTTCTGAGTGAAGCTAAAAAAAATGCAATTGTTGAGGCGTGCGATGCCATCATCGCAGGTAAATTCCACGACCAATTTGTGGTCGATATGATCCAAGGAGGCGCTGGAACTTCGACCAATATGAATGCCAATGAAGTTATCGCCAACATTGGTTTGGAGATTCTAGGGCACCAAAAAGGTGAATACAAATATCTGCATCCTAACAACGATGTTAACCTCTCACAATCGACCAATGATGCTTACCCCACAGCACTTCGTGTCGCACTCTATGAAAAATTAGGAGAGCTAACGGAGTCCATGGGCATCATCAAAAACTCGTTTGCTAAAAAAGCGAGTGAGTTCAAAGATGTCATCAAGATGGGTCGAACCCAGCTCCAAGATGCCGTACCAATGACGCTGGAGCAAGAGTTTAGAACCTACGCTGTCATGATCGGTGAAGACATGCAAAGGGTGCATGAAGCACGGCAGTTGGTACGTGAGATCAACATGGGCGCAACGGCGATTGGAACAGGCATTAATGCGCATCCTGATTATGCCAAGACAGTTGAAGCCAAACTCCAAGAGGTGACGGGACGACCGTTTGTCACAGCAGGCGATCTTATCGAAGCGACGCAAGATACAGGTGCTTACGTGCAAATCTCAGGCGTTTTAAAACGAGTAGCAACCAAAATGTCCAAAATCTGCAATGATCTCAGACTTCTAAGCTCGGGACCAAGAACAGGTTTTGGCGAGATCAATCTACCTGCGATGCAACCAGGAAGCTCCATTATGCCCGGTAAAGTCAATCCTGTCATCCCAGAAGTCGTCAACCAAGTCTGTTTTCAAGTCATCGGTACGGACATTGCCGTGACGATGGCGTGTGAAGCAGGACAACTGCAACTCAATGTCTTTGAGCCACTGATTGCTTACAACCTCTTCAACTCGGTCAATATGATGAAAAATGCCTTTGAAGCACTTGCATACACGTGTGTGGATGGCATTACCGCAAACAAGGAGCGCTGCAAAGCGTTGGTGCTTAATAGCATCGGTTTGGTCACTGCACTCAATCCCTATTTAGGCTACGAAAACTCCACCATCGTTGCCAAAGAGGCGTTAGAGACAGGCGGTTCTGTCTATGACATCGTTTTAGAAAAAGGTCTACTAGACAAAGAACAACTCGATGAAATTATCAAACCAGAAAATATGATCCAACCCCACAATTTCGGGCTTTCCGAAAAAAGTAAATTTAATAAAATTTAAGTTTGAGGGCACTTTGCCCTCTTTACATGTAACCTTTTTATACACTTAATCTTTATATATTTCAATTAGTATTATTCTTTCAATTTTTTTTCAAAAAGTCATTTTCAAGTCTCTTTAGAGGTTTAAACTTCCACTACCTTTAAATCTTAAGGAGACAAAATGTCAACTAGAATCGAACACGATCTAATCGGTGATAAAGAAATATCAAATGAGTGTTATTATGGCGTTCAAACTGCACGTGCAGCTGAGAACTTTCACATTACAGGAATTACACTTGAAAAATTCCCAACCTTTATTACATGCCTAGCAAAAGTTAAAAAAGCAGCAGCTCTTGCAAACCATGAGCTTGGACTTCTTGCGGAAAACAAAAAGAATGTCATTTGTGAAGCATGTGATGAGATTATTGGTGGTCAATACCATAACCAATTTGTTGTCGACATGTTCCAAGGTGGAGCAGGTACATCAACAAATATGAATGCAAACGAAGTTATTGCAAATATTGGACTTGAAAAACTAGGTCACAAAAAAGGTGAATACAAATACCTTCATCCAAATAATGATGTTAACTTGTCTCAATCTACAAATGATGCCTACCCAACGGCACTTCGTGTTGCTCTTTTTGAAAAACTCGGTGAACTTACCGTTTCTATGAGCATCATCAAAAATTCATTTGCAAAAAAAGCACTTGAGTTTAAAGATGTCATTAAAATGGGTCGTACTCAACTTCAAGATGCTGTACCTATGACCTTAGAGCAAGAGTTTCGAACCTATGCCGTTATGATCGGTGAAGATATTCAACGTGTGATTGAAGCACAACAGTTAGTACGTGAGATGAACCTTGGTGCAACAGCGATTGGTACAGGTATCAACGCACATCCTAACTATTCAAAAATAGTCGAAGCCAAACTTCAAGAAGTAACAGGGCGTCCTTTTGTAACTGCGGGTGATCTTGTTGAAGCAACCCAAGATACAGGCGCTTATGTACAAATCTCTGGTGTTCTTAAACGTGTAGCCACCAAAATGTCAAAAATTTGTAATGACCTTCGTTTACTAAGCTCTGGTCCTAGAACTGGATTTGGCGAAATCAACCTCCCAGCAATGCAACCAGGTAGTTCTATCATGCCAGGTAAAGTCAATCCTGTTATCCCTGAAGTTGTAAACCAAGTCTGTTTCCAAGTCATTGGTACCGATGTTTCTGTTACGATGGCATGTGAAGCGGGACAACTCCAACTAAACGTTTTTGAGCCTGTTATTGCATACAACCTTTTCACTTCTGTCAACATGATGAAAAACGCATTTGAGACACTGGCTTATACATGTGTTGATGGCATTACAGCAAATCCTGAGAGATGTAAAGAACTTGTACTTAAAAGTATTGGACTTGTTACAGCACTTAATCCATTTATCGGTTATGAAAACTCAACCTCTGTCGCTAAAGAAGCGTTAGAAACAGGTGGTTCAGTCTATGACATCGTTCTAGCACGTGGTCTTTTAGCCAAAGCAGAACTGGATGACATCATCAAACCAGAGAACATGATTAAACCTCGTAATTACGATAAAAAATAAAAGCACCTACGGTGCGCGGGCTTTTCGCCGAGAAAAACCCAGTGTTAACGTAGTTTTTAGAGCTTTGCTTTGAAAACGTATTGAGAGTTTTGTAAAAACTCTCATAAATAGTTTTTCCGTGCCACAAGGAAGGCAACTTCCTTTCACTCATTACTCACTTCCTTGTGGCACCTGATTTCTCTGATTACTTTACAAAAGCGATGAAAGAAGTTTACTAAGAAGATATATTAAAAGGAGTTACCATGTTATGGTTAGAAGTTATCGTCGTTCTTGCCGCCATCTTTTTTGGTGCAAGACTAGGTAGTATTGGTATCGGATATGCGGGAGGATTGGGTGTTTTAGTTTTGACACTAGGTCTTGGACTAAAATTAGGATCGATTCCTATCGATGTTATTTTGATCATTATGTCTGTTATTGCAGCCATTGGTGCGATGCAAGTAGCGGGTGGACTTGACTATATGGTCAGTATCGCTGAGAAAATCTTGCGTAAAAACCCTAAACAAATCACTATTCTTGCACCGATCGTAACGTATGTTATGACGTTTTTTGCAGGTACGGGTCATACAGCATTTTCTACGCTTCCAGTTATTGCCGAAGTGGCAAAAGAGCAAGGCATTCGCCCTTCTCGTCCACTGAGCATTGCTGTTGTTGCTTCTCAAGTTGCCATCACTGCTTCTCCAATTTCTGCTGCCGTTGTCTTTTTAAGCGGTGTTATGGAAAAACAAGGTATTGGATATTTAGAATTGCTTGCGATTTTAATTCCTTCTTCATTTCTTGCCTGTATGTGTGCGGCATTTGTGGCTA encodes the following:
- a CDS encoding TonB-dependent receptor, with protein sequence MAAIVVFPLALHADVYKLDAVETTAIQASMVNNDGISDGFLDKNVTVGPLGKKKAIDTPYQINTIPKELSENGQAMGLEDVVKYIPSAQIEYRGGADLGRPQTRGMRGEVVANSFWDGLHIVSTTATAMEMFDDVQIINGLAGALYGPTAPSGIYSFTRKRPTADYENTVKMTYGYKGYGEAMADVGGMANDAIGYRAVVIGGDGEGYVDNSALRRKLVSLGLDFHLTDRLTLETNFSYYNYIKEGYSGSYLMPYTALGVAKYTLPDAFDATDKKYGPNNGGREITTTTYSTKLKYEIADNWHAEAGYLNQRADRDMYISSSTFNSNAGTYTPAVVKVSPMAARFDLDSWMGYVTTEQNFLGLEHDLALGGNGYRWDIYGADGSRRYVSSTTDVESLTLADTIKLNDQWQTVLSTSKSWIDKDAYATTGATTSEIDNDGYSYAASLIYKPLKNLSFYVTYADSLQQFDPVTYLNKTFILDPYRSKQYEIGSKLSLDRVDLSAALFSNQTSNGLSRV
- the aspA gene encoding aspartate ammonia-lyase, coding for MRTRIEHDLIGNKEISNECYYGVQTARAMENFHITGVTLGSFPTFLESIAKVKKAAALANYELNLLSEAKKNAIVEACDAIIAGKFHDQFVVDMIQGGAGTSTNMNANEVIANIGLEILGHQKGEYKYLHPNNDVNLSQSTNDAYPTALRVALYEKLGELTESMGIIKNSFAKKASEFKDVIKMGRTQLQDAVPMTLEQEFRTYAVMIGEDMQRVHEARQLVREINMGATAIGTGINAHPDYAKTVEAKLQEVTGRPFVTAGDLIEATQDTGAYVQISGVLKRVATKMSKICNDLRLLSSGPRTGFGEINLPAMQPGSSIMPGKVNPVIPEVVNQVCFQVIGTDIAVTMACEAGQLQLNVFEPLIAYNLFNSVNMMKNAFEALAYTCVDGITANKERCKALVLNSIGLVTALNPYLGYENSTIVAKEALETGGSVYDIVLEKGLLDKEQLDEIIKPENMIQPHNFGLSEKSKFNKI
- the aspA gene encoding aspartate ammonia-lyase: MSTRIEHDLIGDKEISNECYYGVQTARAAENFHITGITLEKFPTFITCLAKVKKAAALANHELGLLAENKKNVICEACDEIIGGQYHNQFVVDMFQGGAGTSTNMNANEVIANIGLEKLGHKKGEYKYLHPNNDVNLSQSTNDAYPTALRVALFEKLGELTVSMSIIKNSFAKKALEFKDVIKMGRTQLQDAVPMTLEQEFRTYAVMIGEDIQRVIEAQQLVREMNLGATAIGTGINAHPNYSKIVEAKLQEVTGRPFVTAGDLVEATQDTGAYVQISGVLKRVATKMSKICNDLRLLSSGPRTGFGEINLPAMQPGSSIMPGKVNPVIPEVVNQVCFQVIGTDVSVTMACEAGQLQLNVFEPVIAYNLFTSVNMMKNAFETLAYTCVDGITANPERCKELVLKSIGLVTALNPFIGYENSTSVAKEALETGGSVYDIVLARGLLAKAELDDIIKPENMIKPRNYDKK